A window of Sulfobacillus thermosulfidooxidans contains these coding sequences:
- the fdhD gene encoding formate dehydrogenase accessory sulfurtransferase FdhD, translating into MTSLPANFFEDAVRIYPRQHYAHGQWHQEPAQVVIEEPLTLFINGREFVTMVVTPTDIQELIVGFLAAEGFITNAEEIRIFQYHPDDKQVWIRVPHLKAEQLNQFGKRYLSGCCGRGRPGFYFADDADVEPLHLPALPYHLDVQRINHLFQELTQYTHQQHSGGLHAAGLANNEHMMAVRFDAGRHNALDKLYGYTLLHQVTRDNKVIVFSGRLSAEVIIKTGRMGIPVIISNAAPTTMGLELAEALGITVIGFVRNDEMSIYTHEERLSTMTTF; encoded by the coding sequence ATGACATCATTACCAGCCAATTTTTTTGAAGACGCGGTTCGTATTTATCCGCGCCAGCACTATGCGCATGGACAGTGGCATCAAGAACCGGCGCAAGTGGTCATTGAAGAGCCTCTTACTTTATTTATTAACGGCCGGGAATTTGTCACCATGGTGGTGACCCCCACCGACATTCAAGAATTAATCGTGGGTTTTTTAGCCGCCGAAGGCTTTATCACCAACGCCGAGGAAATTCGGATTTTCCAATATCACCCCGATGATAAGCAAGTATGGATTCGGGTTCCCCATCTTAAAGCAGAGCAGTTGAATCAATTTGGCAAACGCTATTTAAGTGGATGTTGTGGGCGTGGGCGACCTGGCTTTTATTTTGCGGATGATGCGGACGTCGAGCCCCTTCATCTCCCCGCACTGCCCTATCACTTGGATGTCCAAAGAATTAATCACTTATTCCAGGAACTCACCCAATACACCCATCAACAGCATTCGGGGGGGCTTCACGCCGCGGGATTAGCCAACAATGAACACATGATGGCTGTCCGTTTTGATGCGGGGCGCCACAATGCCTTGGACAAACTGTACGGATACACCTTGTTGCATCAGGTTACCCGGGACAATAAAGTCATTGTTTTCTCCGGACGCCTCTCCGCTGAAGTCATTATTAAAACTGGGCGGATGGGCATCCCCGTGATTATTTCCAATGCCGCACCAACGACCATGGGCCTTGAATTGGCTGAGGCTTTAGGCATTACCGTGATTGGTTTTGTTCGCAATGATGAGATGAGCATCTATACGCATGAAGAACGCTTGTCCACGATGACCACCTTTTAG
- the spoIIP gene encoding stage II sporulation protein P: MRRPFRWRLPRVIWIHWTPGRSKRPKDWKRRLRVAGIDREKPFQPFLPKRIPWTSLGLYAGVLGLAGIIFFNVPARTGPALPVTGHVGIPTKTSWLSRNLEKWKNNRSTLISWLDQGLPLAKISKESSHPFSWHIRSIIMTALADISGIELNSLERILRTEIPALSQVPSRVEGLTAHSRPLPRPKEQDAIDANLPGDQGRVWAELGAKPLVGIYQTHSHEAFWPALPKNSPTAYSTDWSKTVVQVGWWLAQDLNNRGIAVVQSRVDNMSQGLLPSYNESYHTAKRLLKWYPTVHILLDIHRSDKPLDETTAVIHGVKTARILLIVGSNKLLPNPYWHQNLELAIHIAHHLRSIAPGILQGDGIDMVPYRYNQQLAPGDLLIEIGGAYNTLAEERYAVNDLAKAISQVIHDKQYPS; the protein is encoded by the coding sequence ATGCGTCGACCGTTTCGTTGGCGATTGCCGCGGGTCATTTGGATTCATTGGACCCCGGGAAGGTCTAAACGGCCTAAGGACTGGAAAAGACGTTTGCGTGTTGCAGGAATAGACCGTGAGAAACCCTTTCAACCATTCTTGCCTAAGCGGATACCGTGGACAAGTCTTGGCTTATATGCGGGTGTCCTAGGATTAGCCGGAATAATTTTTTTTAATGTCCCGGCCCGAACGGGTCCGGCATTGCCGGTCACAGGTCACGTCGGCATCCCCACGAAGACGTCTTGGCTGAGCCGCAACCTGGAAAAATGGAAAAATAATCGGTCGACCTTGATTAGCTGGTTAGACCAAGGATTACCGCTTGCGAAGATATCAAAAGAATCCTCCCATCCCTTTTCTTGGCACATTCGTTCGATTATTATGACGGCTTTGGCCGATATCTCGGGGATTGAGTTAAATAGTTTGGAGCGTATTTTGCGGACAGAAATTCCTGCCTTAAGCCAGGTCCCTTCGCGTGTCGAGGGATTGACGGCTCATTCCCGCCCTTTACCCCGTCCCAAAGAGCAAGATGCGATTGATGCCAATTTACCCGGTGACCAGGGACGGGTTTGGGCGGAACTGGGCGCAAAACCCCTGGTCGGCATTTATCAAACTCACAGCCATGAGGCATTTTGGCCCGCTTTACCAAAAAACTCCCCCACTGCTTATTCCACGGATTGGTCCAAAACCGTGGTGCAAGTGGGATGGTGGTTGGCTCAAGATTTGAATAACCGCGGGATTGCGGTAGTTCAATCCCGGGTCGATAACATGTCCCAAGGTCTTTTGCCCAGTTATAATGAGTCCTACCATACTGCCAAACGCTTGTTAAAATGGTATCCCACGGTTCATATTTTGTTGGATATTCATCGTAGTGACAAACCCTTAGATGAAACAACCGCGGTGATTCATGGAGTCAAAACAGCGCGCATTCTATTAATTGTGGGTAGCAATAAATTGTTACCCAATCCGTATTGGCATCAAAATTTGGAACTGGCCATCCATATTGCCCATCACTTGCGGAGTATTGCGCCCGGCATCCTCCAAGGTGATGGTATTGATATGGTTCCTTATCGTTATAATCAGCAATTAGCACCCGGAGACTTATTGATAGAAATTGGAGGCGCTTACAACACATTAGCCGAAGAAAGATATGCGGTGAATGACCTAGCTAAAGCCATCAGTCAAGTAATTCATGACAAACAGTATCCCTCTTAA
- the rpsT gene encoding 30S ribosomal protein S20, with product MANIKSAKKRIKQTQVRTLRNKIRKTMVRTAVRRFEDALNRNDLESAEMALRFCYARLDRAAQKGAIHRNAAARKKSRLTQRLNKLKSASA from the coding sequence GTGGCCAATATTAAGTCTGCCAAAAAGCGCATTAAACAAACACAGGTTCGGACGTTACGCAATAAGATCCGGAAAACCATGGTACGAACGGCTGTACGGCGCTTTGAAGATGCCTTAAACCGAAATGATTTAGAGTCTGCTGAGATGGCTTTACGTTTTTGCTATGCTCGTTTAGACCGGGCTGCACAAAAGGGTGCCATTCACCGAAATGCCGCAGCTCGTAAGAAATCTCGGTTAACGCAGCGCCTGAACAAACTGAAATCAGCGTCTGCTTAA
- the holA gene encoding DNA polymerase III subunit delta has translation MDIVEALAIVEHGNLAPCYLLHGDHSYWARRWIEGVRKRFLDAGYQDGFLIKDQVNSWAELDMELRTTGFFSQRRMVVVKDAMWTKKDESLSAYLTHPDPEALLIVWDRKPSPSLIKAFGPTRTIELKPLSPNVFRRFVHQEVKKRRLKLTSEAVELLSELVLHDEQQVLYELDKMALYDPTRKWDDESVRQFVPPLPHDTQLWRLTEPLAQRQTAKTVAQTEDLLREGKAPLLIFIVAVRHLIKLHRALKARQQGISVQEFARQEGMKEFPAKKVWQYSQYWSLNELHDLLHRAAFVDRALKTGFGDPETWVLSYLALIGKDAIK, from the coding sequence GTGGATATTGTGGAAGCGTTGGCGATTGTGGAACACGGAAATCTTGCGCCCTGTTATCTCTTGCATGGGGACCATAGTTATTGGGCGCGACGCTGGATTGAAGGCGTTCGCAAACGCTTTTTGGATGCGGGATATCAAGATGGATTTCTCATCAAAGATCAAGTGAATAGCTGGGCTGAACTCGACATGGAATTGCGCACAACAGGATTTTTCAGCCAACGCCGCATGGTGGTGGTCAAGGACGCCATGTGGACCAAAAAAGACGAGAGTTTAAGTGCCTATCTCACACATCCGGATCCTGAAGCCTTATTGATTGTGTGGGATAGAAAACCAAGCCCCTCACTGATCAAAGCATTTGGCCCCACTCGGACCATCGAACTCAAGCCGCTTTCTCCGAACGTTTTTCGGCGTTTTGTGCATCAAGAAGTAAAAAAACGCCGGTTAAAGCTCACATCTGAAGCGGTGGAGTTGTTATCGGAACTGGTCTTACATGATGAGCAACAAGTGTTATATGAACTGGATAAAATGGCGCTCTATGATCCCACTCGCAAATGGGACGATGAGAGTGTGCGTCAGTTTGTTCCGCCGTTGCCTCATGATACGCAATTATGGCGGCTCACCGAACCTTTAGCCCAGCGTCAAACGGCCAAGACGGTAGCACAAACAGAGGATTTATTGCGAGAAGGGAAAGCACCACTTTTGATTTTTATCGTCGCGGTTAGGCACTTAATTAAATTGCACCGGGCCTTAAAAGCCAGGCAACAAGGCATTTCCGTGCAAGAATTTGCGCGGCAGGAAGGGATGAAGGAATTTCCCGCCAAGAAAGTTTGGCAATACTCGCAGTACTGGTCATTAAACGAATTACATGATTTATTACATCGTGCAGCTTTCGTGGACAGGGCGCTTAAAACGGGATTTGGCGATCCTGAAACTTGGGTGCTCAGCTATCTGGCCTTAATCGGAAAGGATGCGATAAAATAA
- a CDS encoding spore germination protein, whose protein sequence is MWPFSGSKRRIHHTPAPKTWVIEDHLDDPKPLKTPPGSEKLMDNMVTTQQTLEDITGVDLGLLQDLITETKTFAKELETLEKTVKQQGSATQSLDTYNGSVEDAYNILQNTVGQSPDVIIRRFFLGRKHRVPALLVFNDGLADNQMVDQDTIFLMQRYQNAEELWKDGPKIHQYVHDSIVSVGHVTVENRWTKLLPDMMGGNTLVFIQGASQVLVLDTVKYPARAIETPDTERAVKGPQESFNEVVLTQMNLIRRRIKSPALHFDPLSIGSYTKTVVIIAHIEGITNPELVMSVKRRLRGVKLDGLQYSNALVPYLTTHPMSLFPQVRSTERVDIIVRDLLLGKVAILVDNTPYPLTVPSTFMDFYQTTDDYTGNFWEASLERLVRLFGLFVGLLLPPFYVAFVSVNPDLLPLKLVITIAGSRESVPFPPVLEVLIMWIIVEVLREAAIRLPKELSTTLGTVGAIVVGTAIVKAGIVDSIMIVIITLTALGLFTSPVYEMATPWRILFWVLVFAAYFLGLYGMVLAIMMILAHLTSLENFGVAYLSPFGPMRLRDLQDSWLRLPLSFLKKRPSYLRPVKTRKMGANIPKPMKNPQLYTTQQDRVDDDV, encoded by the coding sequence ATGTGGCCATTTTCTGGGAGTAAACGCCGCATTCATCATACCCCGGCCCCCAAGACATGGGTTATTGAAGATCATCTGGATGACCCTAAACCCTTAAAGACCCCGCCCGGCAGTGAAAAACTTATGGACAACATGGTAACCACCCAGCAAACATTAGAAGACATTACGGGGGTCGACTTGGGACTTTTGCAAGATCTCATTACCGAAACCAAGACCTTTGCCAAAGAGCTCGAAACCTTAGAAAAAACGGTCAAGCAACAAGGATCGGCTACGCAATCATTAGATACCTATAATGGCAGTGTCGAAGATGCCTATAATATCTTGCAAAATACGGTGGGACAATCGCCCGATGTCATTATTCGTCGGTTCTTTCTCGGTCGAAAGCACCGCGTTCCCGCACTTTTGGTGTTTAATGATGGCTTAGCGGATAACCAGATGGTGGATCAAGATACCATTTTTCTGATGCAGCGTTACCAAAATGCGGAGGAACTCTGGAAGGATGGTCCCAAAATCCATCAATACGTCCATGATTCCATCGTTTCGGTAGGGCATGTGACGGTGGAAAATCGATGGACCAAATTGTTGCCGGACATGATGGGAGGTAATACCCTCGTCTTTATCCAGGGCGCATCCCAAGTCTTAGTGCTCGATACGGTCAAATATCCGGCCCGGGCCATCGAAACCCCCGATACGGAGCGGGCCGTGAAAGGGCCTCAAGAATCCTTTAATGAAGTGGTGCTGACTCAAATGAATTTGATTCGGCGTCGCATTAAGAGTCCAGCGCTACACTTTGATCCTCTCAGCATTGGCTCCTATACCAAAACAGTGGTCATTATTGCCCACATTGAAGGCATTACCAATCCCGAACTGGTCATGTCAGTCAAACGCCGCTTACGTGGGGTAAAACTGGATGGGCTACAGTATTCAAACGCGTTGGTCCCCTATCTTACCACCCATCCCATGTCCTTGTTTCCGCAAGTGCGTTCCACTGAACGCGTGGACATTATTGTCCGAGATCTTCTTTTAGGAAAAGTGGCTATTTTAGTAGACAACACTCCTTACCCATTGACCGTTCCCTCCACGTTCATGGACTTTTATCAAACCACCGATGATTATACCGGGAATTTTTGGGAAGCATCCTTGGAACGCCTGGTTCGTCTCTTTGGGCTTTTCGTGGGTCTGTTACTACCGCCTTTCTATGTGGCTTTTGTGTCTGTAAATCCCGACTTACTGCCATTGAAGCTTGTTATCACGATTGCCGGTTCGAGGGAATCGGTCCCATTTCCGCCGGTACTAGAAGTGTTAATCATGTGGATTATTGTAGAAGTGTTGCGGGAAGCGGCCATCCGCTTACCCAAAGAACTCTCAACCACACTCGGTACCGTCGGCGCCATTGTGGTGGGAACCGCTATCGTCAAAGCCGGAATTGTCGATAGTATCATGATTGTCATCATCACTTTAACAGCGCTCGGATTATTCACCTCGCCGGTTTATGAGATGGCCACACCCTGGCGAATTTTGTTCTGGGTGCTAGTATTTGCCGCATATTTCTTAGGACTTTATGGCATGGTCCTCGCCATTATGATGATCTTGGCCCATTTAACCAGTCTAGAGAATTTTGGGGTAGCCTATTTATCCCCGTTTGGGCCTATGCGGCTTCGAGACTTGCAAGATTCTTGGCTGAGATTGCCCTTATCATTTCTCAAGAAGCGGCCAAGCTACCTGCGCCCTGTCAAAACACGCAAAATGGGCGCCAATATTCCCAAACCAATGAAAAATCCGCAACTCTACACGACGCAACAGGACCGGGTTGATGATGACGTTTAG
- a CDS encoding Ger(x)C family spore germination C-terminal domain-containing protein, which translates to MMTFRKGPASWKKILLLLLLGIGLTGCWDNRPVDSRALVFTLGLEPSSNPNEFRMLFQFPTPPAMAKYSKGSGGSSSTPPVADAVGQGKSVAQCFNAAQSQVSRDLYLGQIQLIAISTHLSAPLLTRALESLERIGTLDKTPFLFVTSQPLEKVASVDTDQEDFPTLYYVTLFSCQRCQTDALGVRLWQFAANAATPGIDPSLPQVTVDAKTKQIDVNRIALYQHLRYVGTLDANQTMTFGLLKGEAHKVSLFLPRQQATLRAIHGPSHLTVKERNGIVYATFYLKLYSTLEGIKTQTETEGQLAELSREGSAVLAHRCLALLQKTQKMDVDPFGVGRKFDWRYPTEFTAFKHWHQEYPKVHMSVHVNLRIDKMGDIK; encoded by the coding sequence ATGATGACGTTTAGAAAAGGACCTGCATCTTGGAAAAAGATATTGCTTCTGCTTCTTTTGGGAATAGGTCTTACCGGATGCTGGGACAATCGCCCTGTCGATTCCAGGGCCTTAGTGTTTACCCTGGGATTAGAACCCAGTTCCAATCCCAATGAATTCCGGATGCTCTTTCAGTTTCCCACGCCTCCCGCCATGGCCAAATATTCCAAAGGTTCAGGGGGAAGTTCAAGCACTCCGCCCGTTGCTGATGCAGTGGGTCAAGGCAAAAGTGTGGCCCAATGTTTTAATGCGGCACAATCCCAAGTATCAAGGGATTTATATCTTGGCCAAATCCAGCTTATTGCCATTTCTACTCATCTCAGTGCGCCCCTATTAACCCGGGCTCTTGAATCCTTGGAACGTATCGGCACCCTAGACAAAACGCCCTTTTTGTTTGTAACATCTCAACCCTTAGAAAAAGTGGCATCAGTGGACACCGACCAAGAAGACTTTCCAACCCTATACTATGTGACGCTCTTTTCCTGTCAACGCTGTCAAACCGATGCCTTGGGAGTTCGATTATGGCAATTTGCCGCCAATGCCGCCACTCCCGGAATCGATCCCTCTCTGCCTCAAGTCACGGTCGATGCAAAAACCAAACAAATTGACGTCAATCGTATCGCGCTATACCAACATCTGCGTTATGTCGGAACATTAGACGCCAACCAAACCATGACGTTCGGCTTATTGAAAGGAGAAGCCCACAAAGTTAGCTTATTCCTGCCCCGTCAACAAGCGACATTAAGAGCGATCCATGGACCAAGCCATCTCACTGTCAAGGAACGCAACGGCATTGTCTATGCAACATTTTATCTGAAATTGTATAGCACCTTAGAAGGCATTAAAACTCAAACAGAAACAGAAGGTCAGCTCGCTGAATTATCTCGCGAAGGCTCCGCTGTTCTCGCCCACCGTTGCCTTGCCTTGTTGCAAAAAACACAAAAAATGGATGTCGACCCCTTTGGCGTCGGCCGAAAATTCGACTGGCGTTATCCCACGGAATTTACAGCATTTAAGCACTGGCATCAAGAATATCCGAAAGTCCATATGAGCGTCCATGTCAACTTAAGAATCGACAAAATGGGAGACATTAAATAG
- a CDS encoding GerAB/ArcD/ProY family transporter, with product MDFGKSQRLPRISGLQFGTVVTAGYMAMGIFYFPRQMVTAAGRDAIWSFWLEGLVTYFLMRLTFAMNRLVPNETLGEFAPKIVSTPIGLLIGLYTVVYHLALAIVAAVLFGYVLSNIFLPDTPVWGVTGALVLTSLYIASLGISSLARTLQSGYIPMVLLTLLTLVLAMGVIRHPILLEPPVNIQVIPILQGAYREYFLFIGFEVSVTLYPFIRNEERRKGERFAYLGLGLMVLIGTVMYEATMATFGPAFIPLMRWPIVSLMRILAVNGFFVSKWGMLVVVLWTVAVVAFIAIRLWCLAHDMAAMIHWHSRYSYPTFLLIGAVIIFIFSIWIPNAKITDYITQTFILPLGFLYLLGIPLLILTVAHFRKPTVRKLRQKTEPEPPTPG from the coding sequence ATGGATTTCGGAAAAAGTCAGCGCCTGCCCCGCATTTCCGGATTGCAATTTGGAACGGTCGTCACTGCAGGGTATATGGCTATGGGCATCTTTTACTTTCCCCGGCAAATGGTTACAGCAGCCGGGCGTGATGCTATTTGGTCTTTTTGGCTCGAAGGTTTGGTGACCTATTTTCTTATGCGTTTAACCTTTGCCATGAACCGGCTAGTTCCCAATGAGACCTTGGGCGAATTTGCCCCCAAAATTGTTTCAACCCCTATCGGTCTTTTGATCGGGCTGTATACGGTGGTCTATCATCTCGCGCTCGCTATTGTCGCGGCCGTCTTATTCGGCTATGTTTTGAGCAATATTTTTCTCCCTGATACTCCGGTATGGGGTGTAACCGGAGCGCTCGTCCTGACCAGCTTATATATTGCCTCTCTGGGCATTTCTTCGCTCGCTAGGACTTTGCAGTCCGGTTATATTCCTATGGTACTTTTGACATTGTTAACCTTGGTCCTAGCGATGGGGGTGATTCGTCATCCTATCTTGTTGGAACCGCCCGTCAATATTCAGGTGATTCCCATCTTGCAAGGCGCATACCGGGAATATTTTCTCTTCATTGGATTCGAAGTCAGTGTCACCCTCTATCCTTTTATCCGCAATGAAGAACGGCGCAAGGGCGAGCGCTTTGCATATCTTGGACTGGGTCTTATGGTATTGATCGGAACCGTCATGTACGAGGCGACAATGGCCACTTTTGGTCCTGCCTTCATCCCCCTGATGCGTTGGCCTATTGTGAGTCTCATGCGCATTCTGGCCGTCAATGGGTTTTTTGTGAGCAAATGGGGTATGCTGGTCGTGGTGCTGTGGACCGTTGCTGTGGTGGCCTTTATCGCTATTCGCTTATGGTGCTTGGCTCATGATATGGCGGCCATGATTCACTGGCACTCGCGCTATAGCTATCCGACATTTTTATTGATCGGCGCCGTTATTATCTTTATTTTTTCCATTTGGATTCCCAACGCCAAAATCACTGACTACATTACGCAAACCTTTATATTACCCCTAGGCTTTTTGTATTTGCTTGGCATTCCGTTATTAATTTTGACAGTCGCCCATTTTCGCAAACCCACCGTCAGGAAATTACGCCAGAAAACCGAGCCCGAACCGCCCACGCCCGGCTAA
- a CDS encoding sensor histidine kinase, with the protein MPHTFHILPHIQVTNDFLVGKEVLDRLPLPILFVAPNRHIVWRNRYARWFSANRKTVRALLRQVVETEEYQRLDPVVLSSGVNVTVESQPVRNLTGTVEGYLLWVSDNLSGLAGDFLQTGIAIAQDGQFVLVNYHARLLLGENIVGQRWNSVAWLPPWHVVIRRGQQSFFALTQEGFEIRIHTHYPWVIFEAVPQRLIEQDKISVQFASAMMHEVRNPLAALSGYVELALMQVAEGPAKEYLSRAMGEIDRLSRLTSDLMWLSRSQEIQKQWCLVSTLVDKAWSVIRTTTSEKLQLQTRFSPEDRIYVDPDRFEQILINVFKNAAEAMPEGGQITVFVEQDDTWQYIRIHDNGYGIPDEVMRTLFLERRTTKQDGHGLGLFIIKQLVDAHQGRLDISSSRQEGTTVTIILPYPEPN; encoded by the coding sequence GTGCCTCATACGTTTCATATTTTGCCCCATATCCAGGTAACTAATGACTTTCTTGTGGGCAAAGAGGTTCTGGATCGTCTTCCGTTACCCATATTGTTTGTGGCACCCAACCGTCACATTGTGTGGAGAAACCGTTATGCCAGATGGTTTTCCGCCAATCGTAAAACCGTACGGGCCTTACTTCGTCAGGTTGTTGAAACAGAAGAATACCAACGTCTCGACCCGGTCGTTTTGTCTTCTGGTGTTAACGTAACTGTGGAGAGCCAACCCGTCCGCAATCTCACGGGCACTGTGGAAGGCTATCTATTGTGGGTGTCCGATAATCTTTCCGGTCTAGCCGGTGATTTTTTACAAACAGGAATTGCTATCGCTCAAGACGGACAATTCGTTTTGGTGAATTATCATGCACGCCTGCTTCTTGGGGAGAACATTGTGGGGCAACGCTGGAACTCGGTGGCTTGGTTGCCTCCCTGGCACGTGGTGATACGTAGGGGTCAGCAGTCCTTTTTTGCTTTGACCCAAGAGGGTTTTGAGATTCGTATTCACACTCACTATCCGTGGGTGATTTTTGAGGCGGTGCCACAGCGTCTTATTGAGCAAGATAAAATCTCTGTGCAGTTTGCCTCGGCCATGATGCACGAGGTGCGTAATCCCCTGGCAGCCTTAAGTGGTTATGTGGAACTGGCGCTTATGCAGGTGGCGGAGGGACCAGCGAAAGAATATTTATCGCGGGCCATGGGGGAGATTGATCGTTTGTCCCGCTTAACATCCGATCTCATGTGGTTGTCGAGGAGCCAGGAAATTCAAAAACAGTGGTGCTTAGTGAGCACATTAGTGGATAAGGCATGGTCAGTTATTCGCACAACCACCTCTGAGAAGTTGCAGCTCCAAACGCGGTTTTCTCCTGAAGACCGTATTTATGTGGACCCTGATCGGTTTGAACAGATATTGATAAACGTCTTTAAAAATGCCGCCGAGGCGATGCCAGAAGGTGGCCAAATTACCGTTTTTGTCGAACAAGACGACACGTGGCAATATATTAGGATTCATGACAATGGTTATGGGATTCCCGATGAGGTTATGCGCACTTTATTTTTAGAACGGCGGACAACGAAGCAGGATGGACACGGGCTAGGACTGTTTATTATCAAACAACTTGTGGATGCTCATCAGGGTCGTCTTGACATTTCATCCAGTCGCCAAGAAGGCACAACCGTGACCATTATCTTGCCATATCCTGAACCCAATTGA
- a CDS encoding ABC transporter permease: protein MADKGENRGGFHYADILVGAVIIAILSLILAWATHAHHYRPETGGISLAYAKLPLYALYSWLRMFFAYLLSIIFTFVYAYQAAYNKRAEKILIPLLDILQSIPVLSFLPVVLLAFIALFPGSRLGVNLASILLIFTGQVWNMVFAFYHGLITIPRDLRESALSLNLSPWQRFRTLELPYAMVGLVWNSMMSWAGGWFFLMAAEMFSLGNRNYQLQGLGSYLQTAANQGNWNKEIWGLLVLIAVIVAMDQLVWRPLLAWSDKFKMELVEGAVKPRSAVLMILRRSILLEWLGQKVFAPVTEWTDRLFSRTLPKITHKQPVESLMGLLRSLLLAFSLIALFSALEGAFHLMAHWTWSQVLMVLLAVGATLFRVMMSLLISVLWTVPVGVFIGSHPKWAQALTPITQIAASVPATALFPGLVALLIGLHGGLQTASILLMVLGTQWYILFNVIAGASAIPEDLREATVMFRLKGWQAWKTLILPAIYPYLITGLITASGGAWNASIVAEYVSFHNRTYTTFGVGSLIAETSQKGQFSLLLLATGTLALTVVLINRLIWRPLYNRAAERYSLS from the coding sequence ATGGCTGATAAAGGAGAAAATCGGGGCGGCTTTCATTACGCGGATATTCTGGTTGGAGCCGTCATCATCGCAATTCTTTCCCTCATACTCGCTTGGGCCACCCATGCCCATCATTACCGTCCCGAAACCGGTGGGATCTCACTAGCGTATGCAAAACTTCCTCTCTATGCATTATATTCATGGTTGCGCATGTTCTTTGCCTATCTTCTCTCTATTATATTTACATTTGTTTATGCCTATCAGGCTGCCTATAACAAACGGGCAGAAAAAATTTTGATTCCTTTATTAGATATATTACAGTCCATTCCCGTCTTATCGTTTCTTCCTGTGGTCCTTTTAGCGTTTATCGCCTTATTTCCGGGTTCCCGTCTCGGAGTCAATTTGGCTTCGATTTTGCTGATTTTCACCGGGCAGGTATGGAATATGGTCTTCGCCTTTTATCATGGGCTCATTACCATTCCCCGCGATTTGAGAGAATCAGCCCTATCGTTAAATCTTTCTCCCTGGCAGCGCTTTCGCACCCTGGAACTTCCTTATGCGATGGTGGGATTAGTATGGAATTCCATGATGTCATGGGCCGGCGGCTGGTTCTTTTTGATGGCAGCCGAAATGTTTTCGCTAGGTAACCGCAACTACCAATTGCAAGGATTAGGCTCGTACCTGCAAACAGCAGCCAATCAGGGAAATTGGAACAAGGAAATTTGGGGATTACTAGTATTGATTGCCGTTATTGTCGCCATGGATCAATTGGTCTGGCGCCCTTTATTAGCCTGGTCAGACAAGTTTAAAATGGAACTGGTGGAAGGAGCGGTAAAACCGCGTTCTGCCGTGTTGATGATTCTGCGGCGATCGATTTTATTGGAATGGCTGGGCCAAAAAGTGTTTGCTCCCGTGACGGAGTGGACCGATCGCCTTTTCAGCCGAACGCTTCCGAAAATTACCCATAAACAACCGGTGGAAAGTCTTATGGGTCTTCTTCGCTCACTACTTCTTGCCTTCTCCCTTATTGCACTATTCAGCGCATTAGAAGGGGCCTTTCACCTCATGGCTCACTGGACGTGGTCACAAGTCCTGATGGTGTTATTAGCCGTGGGCGCCACCCTCTTTCGCGTCATGATGTCCTTACTCATCTCGGTGTTATGGACGGTACCTGTCGGTGTATTCATTGGTTCTCATCCCAAATGGGCCCAGGCATTAACGCCGATTACCCAAATTGCCGCCTCTGTTCCCGCCACCGCATTGTTTCCGGGGCTTGTTGCCTTATTAATCGGGCTACATGGCGGTCTCCAAACGGCGTCAATCCTTCTGATGGTTCTAGGGACCCAATGGTATATTTTGTTTAATGTCATTGCTGGGGCATCGGCCATTCCTGAGGATTTACGTGAAGCCACCGTAATGTTCCGGTTAAAAGGCTGGCAAGCATGGAAAACATTAATTCTGCCCGCCATCTATCCTTATTTAATCACCGGACTCATTACGGCTTCGGGCGGTGCCTGGAATGCGAGTATCGTAGCCGAATATGTAAGCTTTCATAATCGTACCTACACCACCTTTGGTGTCGGTTCGTTAATTGCTGAAACCTCCCAAAAAGGGCAGTTTTCTCTGCTTTTGTTGGCTACAGGGACACTGGCATTAACCGTGGTCCTGATTAATCGATTAATTTGGCGGCCATTATATAACCGAGCTGCGGAACGCTATTCCTTGTCATAA